In Meleagris gallopavo isolate NT-WF06-2002-E0010 breed Aviagen turkey brand Nicholas breeding stock chromosome 5, Turkey_5.1, whole genome shotgun sequence, a single window of DNA contains:
- the LGALS3 gene encoding galectin-3 isoform X1 has protein sequence MSDGFSLSDALPAHNPGAPPPQGWNRPPGPGAFPAYPGYPGAYPGAPGPHHGPPGPHHGPPGPHHGPPGPFPGGPPGPYPGGPTAPYSEASAAPLKVPYDLPLPAGLMPRMLITITGTVNPNPNRFSLDFKRGQDIAFHFNPRFKEDHKRVIVCNSMFHNNWGKEERTAPRFPFEPGTPFKLQVLCEGDHFKVAVNDAHLLQFNFREKKLNEITKLCIAGDITLTSVLTSMI, from the exons atgTCGGACGGTTTCTCT CTCTCCGACGCCTTGCCTGCTCACAACCCTGGTGCCCCCCCACCCCAGGGCTGGAACCGGCCCCCAGGACCTGGAGCCTTCCCGGCATACCCTGGATACCCAGGTGCCTATCCTGGTGCACCAGGACCGCATCATGGACCGCCAGGGCCGCATCATGGACCGCCAGGGCCGCATCATGGACCACCCGGACCATTCCCTGGAGGACCACCAGGGCCGTATCCTGGAGGACCAACTGCACCGTACTCTGAAGCTTCAGCTGCTCCACTG AAAGTCCCCTACGATCTGCCCCTGCCAGCAGGACTCATGCCTCGGATGCTCATAACCATCACGGGGACTGTGAACCCAAATCCCAACAG GTTTTCACTGGATTTCAAGAGGGGGCAAGACATTGCCTTCCACTTTAACCCCCGTTTCAAGGAAGACCACAAAAGGGTCATCGTCTGTAATTCAATGTTCCACAATAACTggggaaaagaggagagaacAGCTCCTAGATTTCCCTTTGAACCTGGAACCCCCTTCAAG ctcCAGGTGCTCTGTGAGGGGGATCACTTCAAGGTAGCAGTGAATGATGCTCACCTGCTGCAGTTCAACTTCCGTGAGAAGAAGCTGAATGAGATCACCAAGCTCTGCATTGCTGGGGACATCACTCTCACCAGCGTTTTGACCTCCATGATTTAA
- the LGALS3 gene encoding galectin-3 isoform X2 → MSDGFSGWNRPPGPGAFPAYPGYPGAYPGAPGPHHGPPGPHHGPPGPHHGPPGPFPGGPPGPYPGGPTAPYSEASAAPLKVPYDLPLPAGLMPRMLITITGTVNPNPNRFSLDFKRGQDIAFHFNPRFKEDHKRVIVCNSMFHNNWGKEERTAPRFPFEPGTPFKLQVLCEGDHFKVAVNDAHLLQFNFREKKLNEITKLCIAGDITLTSVLTSMI, encoded by the exons atgTCGGACGGTTTCTCT GGCTGGAACCGGCCCCCAGGACCTGGAGCCTTCCCGGCATACCCTGGATACCCAGGTGCCTATCCTGGTGCACCAGGACCGCATCATGGACCGCCAGGGCCGCATCATGGACCGCCAGGGCCGCATCATGGACCACCCGGACCATTCCCTGGAGGACCACCAGGGCCGTATCCTGGAGGACCAACTGCACCGTACTCTGAAGCTTCAGCTGCTCCACTG AAAGTCCCCTACGATCTGCCCCTGCCAGCAGGACTCATGCCTCGGATGCTCATAACCATCACGGGGACTGTGAACCCAAATCCCAACAG GTTTTCACTGGATTTCAAGAGGGGGCAAGACATTGCCTTCCACTTTAACCCCCGTTTCAAGGAAGACCACAAAAGGGTCATCGTCTGTAATTCAATGTTCCACAATAACTggggaaaagaggagagaacAGCTCCTAGATTTCCCTTTGAACCTGGAACCCCCTTCAAG ctcCAGGTGCTCTGTGAGGGGGATCACTTCAAGGTAGCAGTGAATGATGCTCACCTGCTGCAGTTCAACTTCCGTGAGAAGAAGCTGAATGAGATCACCAAGCTCTGCATTGCTGGGGACATCACTCTCACCAGCGTTTTGACCTCCATGATTTAA